A window of the Streptomyces formicae genome harbors these coding sequences:
- a CDS encoding serine/threonine-protein kinase, translated as MNAWSVPGYTESRELGSGGSGRVVLAVHDATGTPVAVKYLGERLRRDAAFVREFRFEARLLGGLDTPHVVQLYEYVEAPEGAAIVMELVDGVALRALLAREGRTGPEPALVVLKGSLLGLAAAHRAGVVHRDYKPENVLVAADGSSKLADFGIAARRGTTPGVAGTPAYMAPEQWSGEPASPAADVYAATATFFECLTGRKPFPGQNIAELAFQHTTAPVPVEDVPEEMRPLVLSGLAKSPGERPANAEAFVAELEQVALAAYGPGWEERGQRGLAALAALLPLLFPSAGGAPPAGIAARAATSLGRGHRLDGHRPGGQGLLAGALALVLGLVLVLTARAGDEAPGRAAAEAVATTSAVPGTGTTAAPGAASASPAPPASSSPSASTSTPEPTPTPTPTPTPEATGPSTPGAPSAPPSVTLTAPPPVTSEPPVTPEPPAPVSIVSVSVASLRQTGTSTAAATVDVVTDGTGPVTIVLNWATGEAKGGPGTADGTDTSERRGATRYRLAVDHTFQGRGCYWSLRADTTPAAANGGSRQEILTRRCTVT; from the coding sequence ATGAACGCGTGGTCGGTTCCGGGATACACGGAGAGCAGGGAACTCGGTTCGGGCGGAAGCGGACGCGTCGTCCTCGCCGTCCATGACGCGACGGGCACTCCGGTGGCTGTCAAGTATCTGGGCGAGCGGCTGCGCCGGGACGCGGCCTTCGTGCGGGAGTTCAGGTTCGAGGCGCGGCTGCTCGGCGGGCTGGACACGCCGCATGTGGTGCAGCTGTACGAGTACGTCGAGGCGCCGGAGGGCGCCGCGATCGTGATGGAGCTGGTCGACGGCGTCGCCCTGCGCGCGCTGCTCGCGAGGGAGGGGCGCACGGGGCCCGAGCCCGCGCTCGTGGTCCTGAAGGGCTCTCTGCTGGGGCTGGCGGCCGCGCACCGGGCCGGTGTGGTGCACCGGGACTACAAGCCGGAGAACGTGCTGGTGGCGGCGGACGGTTCGTCCAAGCTGGCCGACTTCGGCATCGCGGCGCGCCGCGGTACGACGCCCGGCGTCGCGGGCACACCCGCGTACATGGCGCCGGAGCAGTGGAGCGGGGAGCCGGCGTCTCCCGCGGCCGACGTGTACGCCGCGACGGCGACGTTCTTCGAATGCCTGACCGGGCGGAAGCCGTTCCCCGGGCAGAACATCGCCGAGCTCGCGTTCCAACACACCACCGCGCCCGTACCGGTGGAGGACGTTCCGGAAGAGATGCGTCCGCTGGTCCTGAGCGGCCTCGCCAAGTCTCCCGGGGAACGGCCCGCGAACGCCGAGGCGTTCGTGGCGGAGCTGGAGCAGGTCGCCCTGGCGGCGTACGGCCCCGGCTGGGAGGAGCGCGGGCAGCGCGGGCTCGCCGCGCTGGCGGCGCTGCTGCCACTGCTGTTCCCGTCGGCAGGTGGTGCGCCCCCGGCGGGGATCGCGGCACGGGCGGCCACCTCGCTCGGGCGCGGTCACCGGCTCGATGGTCACCGGCCGGGCGGGCAGGGGCTGTTGGCGGGGGCGCTCGCGCTCGTCCTGGGGCTCGTCCTGGTGCTGACGGCGCGCGCCGGCGACGAGGCTCCGGGCCGGGCGGCGGCCGAGGCGGTGGCGACGACCAGTGCCGTACCGGGTACGGGCACGACGGCAGCGCCGGGTGCGGCGAGCGCCTCTCCGGCGCCTCCGGCATCCTCCTCCCCCTCGGCGTCCACGAGCACGCCGGAGCCGACGCCCACACCCACACCCACGCCGACGCCCGAAGCCACCGGCCCCTCCACGCCGGGAGCGCCGTCGGCGCCGCCGTCCGTGACCCTCACCGCTCCCCCGCCGGTCACCTCCGAACCGCCCGTGACACCGGAGCCGCCCGCCCCGGTCTCCATCGTCTCCGTCTCCGTCGCCTCGCTGCGGCAGACGGGCACGTCGACCGCCGCCGCGACCGTCGACGTCGTCACCGACGGGACCGGTCCGGTGACGATCGTCCTGAACTGGGCCACGGGCGAGGCCAAGGGCGGCCCCGGGACGGCGGACGGGACCGACACTTCCGAGCGCCGTGGCGCCACGCGGTACAGGCTCGCGGTCGACCACACGTTCCAAGGCCGCGGCTGCTACTGGAGTCTGCGGGCCGACACGACACCGGCCGCCGCCAACGGCGGTTCCCGGCAGGAGATCCTCACCAGGCGGTGCACGGTCACATGA
- a CDS encoding pyridoxal phosphate-dependent decarboxylase family protein yields the protein MHTTHPRYMGLFNPTPTWWGVAGELIAAGVNPQLAAQSHAPAAVEMERHVLRYLAARLGLPEQAEGSFTVGGAEANLTAVVVALTRRHPGYADAGLAGLPRRPRRPVLYASAESHHAWLKIAHLTGLGREAVRLVPADAAYRFDVARLRALLDADIASGHEPFLLIGTAGTTGGGVLDPLPQLAYVAGEFGMHFHVDAACAGAVALSDRLRPLLAGVERADSVTVDAHKWLSAPMGAGMFLTAHPDALAESFRVSTSYMPADSETTADPYLTSVQWSRRFAGLKVFLALAAVGRQGYAEQVERDTALGELLARRLTEEGWLRINDTPLPVVCVVDPDRDAAGPERSWAWHAAVADRVVRGGEAWLSPVRLAGRPAVRLCLTSHRTRSEDVEAVVSALGAARTAPRGA from the coding sequence GTGCACACCACGCATCCGCGCTACATGGGGCTGTTCAATCCCACGCCCACCTGGTGGGGCGTGGCGGGCGAGTTGATCGCCGCAGGGGTCAACCCGCAGCTCGCCGCCCAGAGTCACGCTCCGGCGGCCGTGGAGATGGAGCGGCATGTCCTGCGCTACCTCGCGGCCCGACTGGGGCTTCCGGAGCAGGCGGAGGGGAGTTTCACGGTCGGTGGGGCGGAGGCCAATCTGACGGCCGTCGTCGTCGCCCTGACACGCCGTCACCCCGGGTACGCCGACGCGGGCCTCGCCGGGCTGCCGCGGCGGCCGCGGCGGCCGGTGCTGTACGCGTCGGCGGAGAGCCACCACGCCTGGCTGAAGATCGCCCACCTCACCGGACTCGGGCGGGAAGCGGTGCGGCTCGTACCGGCCGATGCGGCGTACCGGTTCGACGTCGCCCGGCTGCGCGCGCTGCTCGACGCGGACATCGCCTCGGGCCACGAGCCGTTCCTGCTGATCGGTACGGCGGGCACGACGGGCGGCGGCGTGCTCGACCCGCTCCCGCAACTCGCCTACGTCGCGGGCGAGTTCGGGATGCACTTCCATGTCGACGCGGCATGCGCGGGTGCCGTGGCCCTCTCCGACCGGCTGCGGCCGCTGCTCGCCGGGGTCGAACGGGCCGACAGCGTCACCGTGGACGCGCACAAGTGGCTCTCGGCACCGATGGGCGCCGGGATGTTCCTCACCGCGCATCCCGATGCCCTCGCGGAGAGCTTCCGGGTGAGCACCTCGTACATGCCGGCCGACAGCGAGACGACCGCCGACCCCTATCTCACGAGTGTGCAGTGGTCGCGCCGCTTCGCCGGTCTGAAGGTGTTCCTCGCGCTGGCCGCCGTCGGGCGTCAGGGCTACGCGGAGCAGGTGGAGCGGGACACCGCGCTCGGTGAACTGCTCGCCCGCCGGCTGACCGAAGAGGGCTGGCTCCGGATCAACGACACCCCGCTGCCGGTGGTATGCGTGGTCGATCCGGACAGGGACGCCGCGGGGCCGGAGCGCAGTTGGGCGTGGCACGCGGCGGTCGCGGACCGCGTCGTACGCGGCGGCGAGGCGTGGCTCAGCCCGGTACGCCTCGCCGGGCGCCCCGCCGTCCGGCTCTGTCTCACCAGCCACCGGACGCGCTCCGAGGACGTCGAGGCCGTGGTGTCGGCGCTCGGAGCGGCGCGTACGGCGCCCCGGGGCGCCTAG
- a CDS encoding aldo/keto reductase, which yields MTTNMNASGGHLIYGCMGLGGSWAPEPYGAADIAAAEAAVVAALEIGVTTFDHADIYRHGKAEAVFGEILARTPGLRERVVLQTKCGIRLPDGDRPGIYDLRGSSILRRVEESLTRLRTDAVDVLLLHRPDPLADPDDVAEALTSLHRQGLVRRFGVSNMAGEQIAPLLARLDVPLVANQLEMSLDRRDWLEAGVLVNTPAAAGVGHPLGTVEYCRANGIELQAWGALAQGRFTGRQETPQERATAELLAALAEKKGTTPESVLLWWLRRHPARIVPVIGSASPERIRACGDAARREPELSHEEWYDLWLAARGAPLP from the coding sequence GTGACGACGAACATGAATGCGAGCGGCGGGCACCTGATCTACGGGTGCATGGGACTGGGCGGGTCCTGGGCACCCGAGCCCTACGGGGCGGCGGACATCGCCGCCGCCGAGGCGGCGGTCGTCGCGGCGCTGGAGATCGGTGTCACCACCTTCGACCACGCCGACATCTACCGCCACGGCAAGGCCGAGGCGGTGTTCGGCGAGATCCTCGCCCGCACGCCGGGGCTCCGCGAGCGCGTCGTCCTGCAGACCAAGTGCGGCATCCGCCTCCCCGACGGCGACCGGCCCGGCATCTACGACCTGCGCGGAAGCAGCATCCTGCGCCGCGTGGAGGAGAGCCTGACCCGGCTGCGCACCGATGCCGTCGACGTGCTCCTGCTGCACCGGCCGGATCCGCTGGCCGATCCCGACGACGTCGCGGAGGCGCTGACGTCCCTGCACCGGCAGGGCCTGGTCCGGCGGTTCGGCGTGTCGAACATGGCGGGCGAGCAGATCGCACCGCTGCTGGCCCGCCTCGACGTGCCGCTGGTGGCCAACCAGCTGGAGATGAGCCTCGACCGCCGCGACTGGCTCGAAGCGGGTGTCCTCGTGAACACGCCCGCCGCGGCGGGCGTCGGCCACCCGCTGGGCACCGTCGAGTACTGCCGCGCGAACGGCATCGAGCTCCAGGCGTGGGGCGCGCTGGCCCAGGGCCGCTTCACGGGCCGCCAGGAGACCCCGCAGGAGCGGGCCACCGCCGAACTGCTCGCCGCACTGGCCGAGAAGAAGGGCACCACCCCGGAATCGGTCCTGCTGTGGTGGCTGCGGCGCCACCCCGCCCGCATCGTCCCGGTCATCGGCAGCGCCAGTCCGGAGCGCATCCGCGCCTGCGGCGACGCGGCCCGGCGGGAGCCGGAGCTGAGCCACGAGGAGTGGTACGACCTCTGGCTGGCGGCGCGCGGAGCGCCGCTGCCGTAG